One segment of Anaeromyxobacter diazotrophicus DNA contains the following:
- a CDS encoding DNA topoisomerase IB: MTQLEHLQRHGIRRVGTPRSGFRFVAPGGKPVRNGARRRLHDLKLPPAWSDVYVSPHPGKKLQAVGRDRAGRWQYRYHASYRRRQESAKYRRLVRFAAALPALRAAVDRDLRRRGLPRERVLALAVHLLATAFMRAGSQQYARKNRSYGVATLRTRHVQVEGDTVRFDYPGKSGKRQVREVKDARVARLVRQLLAAPGRELLKFVADDGTVVDVRRRHINAYLREQMGGPFTAKDFRTWAGTLICACELARGAASVVPGRTDRKRMVVAAVKATAAKLGNTPAVCRSSYIYPAVLQGFSRGEVLADSFGSVEELAHQRGLHAAEKALLALLARGC, translated from the coding sequence ATGACCCAGCTCGAACACCTGCAGCGGCACGGGATCCGCCGGGTCGGCACGCCGCGGAGCGGCTTCCGGTTCGTCGCGCCGGGCGGCAAGCCGGTCCGGAACGGCGCGCGCCGGCGCCTCCACGACCTCAAGCTGCCGCCGGCGTGGTCGGACGTGTACGTGAGCCCCCACCCCGGCAAGAAGCTGCAGGCGGTGGGGCGCGACCGGGCCGGGCGCTGGCAGTACCGCTATCACGCGAGCTACCGGCGCCGGCAGGAGAGCGCGAAGTACCGCCGGCTGGTGCGCTTCGCGGCGGCGCTGCCGGCGCTCCGCGCGGCGGTGGACCGCGACCTCCGCCGGCGGGGGCTGCCGCGCGAGAGGGTGCTCGCGCTGGCCGTCCACCTGCTCGCGACCGCGTTCATGCGCGCCGGCTCGCAGCAGTACGCCCGGAAGAACCGGAGCTACGGCGTCGCGACGCTGAGGACGCGCCACGTCCAGGTCGAGGGCGACACCGTCCGCTTCGACTACCCCGGGAAGTCCGGGAAGCGGCAGGTGCGCGAGGTGAAGGACGCGCGCGTGGCGCGCCTCGTCCGCCAGCTCCTCGCCGCGCCCGGCCGCGAGCTCCTCAAGTTCGTCGCGGACGACGGCACGGTGGTCGACGTTCGCCGGCGCCACATCAACGCGTACCTGCGCGAGCAGATGGGCGGCCCGTTCACCGCCAAGGACTTCCGCACCTGGGCCGGCACGCTCATCTGCGCCTGCGAGCTGGCGCGCGGCGCGGCCTCGGTCGTCCCGGGGCGCACCGACCGGAAGCGGATGGTGGTGGCCGCCGTGAAGGCGACCGCGGCGAAGCTGGGCAACACCCCCGCCGTGTGCCGCTCGTCCTACATCTACCCGGCGGTCCTCCAGGGCTTCTCGCGCGGCGAGGTCCTCGCCGACTCCTTCGGGTCGGTCGAGGAGCTCGCGCACCAGCGGGGCCTCCACGCCGCCGAGAAGGCGCTGCTCGCGCTGCTGGCGCGAGGCTGCTGA
- a CDS encoding fumarylacetoacetate hydrolase family protein: protein MRLCTLQDGTRDGRLAVVRADGRAVAPAGAVARSLQEALDGWERCEPRLRALAADLDGGRLAGEPLDEERLAAPLPRAYEWVDGSAFLNHVRLVRKARGAEPPATLETDPLVYQGGSGVLLGPRAPLPLLDERYGLDFEGEVCVILGDVPQGTRAGDAARHVRLLCLANDVTLRELVPGELAKGFGFFQSKPATAFSPFAATPDELGAAWRGGRLHLRLQVTCQGRLVGDCDAGPEMHFSFYDLLEHVARTRAFTAGTILGSGTVSNADRARGVSCLAEQRMLEIIDAGPGGRPATPYLKRGDRVAIEMLDASGRSVFGRIDQVVT, encoded by the coding sequence ATGCGCCTCTGCACCCTGCAGGACGGCACGCGCGACGGGCGGCTGGCGGTGGTCCGCGCCGACGGGCGCGCCGTCGCGCCGGCGGGCGCCGTCGCGCGCTCGCTCCAGGAGGCGCTCGACGGGTGGGAGCGGTGCGAGCCGCGGCTCCGCGCGCTCGCCGCGGACCTCGACGGCGGCCGGCTGGCGGGGGAGCCGCTGGACGAGGAGCGCCTCGCCGCCCCGCTGCCGCGCGCCTACGAGTGGGTGGACGGCTCGGCCTTCCTGAACCACGTCCGGCTGGTGCGCAAGGCGCGCGGCGCCGAGCCGCCGGCCACCCTCGAGACGGATCCCCTCGTCTACCAGGGCGGCTCGGGCGTCCTGCTCGGCCCCCGCGCCCCGCTCCCGCTCCTCGACGAGCGGTACGGCCTCGACTTCGAGGGGGAGGTCTGCGTCATCCTCGGCGACGTGCCGCAGGGCACGCGCGCCGGCGACGCCGCGCGCCACGTGCGCCTCCTCTGCCTCGCGAACGACGTCACCTTGCGCGAGCTCGTCCCGGGCGAGCTGGCGAAGGGCTTCGGCTTCTTCCAGTCGAAGCCGGCCACCGCCTTCTCGCCCTTCGCCGCCACGCCCGACGAGCTCGGCGCCGCCTGGCGCGGGGGCCGCCTCCACCTGCGGCTCCAGGTCACCTGCCAGGGCCGGCTGGTCGGCGACTGCGACGCCGGCCCCGAGATGCACTTCTCGTTCTACGACCTCCTGGAGCACGTGGCGCGCACGCGCGCCTTCACGGCGGGCACGATCCTCGGCTCGGGCACGGTGTCGAACGCCGACCGCGCGCGCGGCGTCTCCTGCCTGGCGGAGCAGCGGATGCTCGAGATCATCGACGCCGGCCCGGGCGGCCGGCCGGCGACGCCCTACCTGAAGCGCGGCGACCGGGTCGCGATCGAGATGCTCGACGCCTCCGGCCGGAGCGTGTTCGGCCGCATCGATCAGGTGGTCACATGA
- a CDS encoding universal stress protein translates to MAFPWMKVLCPIDFSDPARAAMRAAVEVCRLTGGELTLFHAYELPGYTLPEGSVVASPKMLQDLSDQAEVHLAEWKKLAEGMGAAKVRVEKGIGEPALSVVELAQERGFDLIVVGTHGRTGLRHALLGSVAERVVRRAGCPVLTIHPEGYARRA, encoded by the coding sequence ATGGCGTTTCCCTGGATGAAGGTCCTCTGCCCGATCGACTTCTCCGACCCGGCGCGCGCCGCGATGCGCGCGGCGGTCGAGGTGTGCCGGCTCACCGGCGGCGAGCTCACGCTCTTCCACGCCTACGAGCTGCCCGGCTACACGCTGCCGGAGGGTTCGGTGGTGGCGAGCCCGAAGATGCTGCAGGACCTCTCCGACCAGGCCGAGGTGCACCTGGCCGAGTGGAAGAAGCTGGCGGAGGGGATGGGCGCGGCGAAGGTGAGGGTGGAGAAGGGCATCGGCGAGCCGGCGCTCTCGGTGGTCGAGCTGGCGCAGGAGCGCGGCTTCGACCTCATCGTGGTGGGGACGCACGGCCGGACCGGCCTGCGCCACGCGCTCCTCGGATCGGTGGCCGAGCGGGTGGTGCGCCGGGCGGGCTGCCCGGTCCTCACCATCCATCCCGAGGGGTACGCGCGCAGGGCGTGA